The window AACATTGGTTAATAAATATAGATCGTAAGTATTGGCTAAAGCAAATTTTTCTATGGTTTTATTACAATATTCGTTGTAATACGCTTCGGAATATACTTTTATTTCCAACAGGTTCGTATCACATATTAAAAGTTTCCCGGCCTTCTTTGCCAAACGGTTCTCTCTTTCCATTTGTCCGACAGCTATAGGCCATAAATCTTCAGGCTGACATACCTCTTTTTCTTTGTCCCATTTATCCTGTAAATATTCACGCATATATTCCGGAACCAACGCTGTTTTGTAATATGCCGCCAGTTGCCGGGCCAAAGTGGTTTTCCCGGTAGACTCAGGACCGAACAACACTATTTTAATAATGTTTCCGGACTTTTGTTCAAGCTTTTCTTCCATGCCTTGTAACCATAAATAGCTATTATTGTAAAGAGTAAGTATTGAAATGATGTAAATATCAGTCCTTTATACAGGTACAGAGGAACCGAAATAATATCGCCTATTATCCAGAATATCCAATTCTCCAGTTTCTTTTTAGCCATTAGCCACATTCCTACAAAAAATATCGCGGTGGTAACGGTGTCTATATAAGCTGTCCAGCTTGTCCATTTTTCGAAGTACCAATAAACCAAAAACACGAACAAAAGAGTAGCCACAAAAAGCAATACACTCCAATTTTTCTCGCGTAAATTAATATTCGTAATAGGAACAAAATGCGTTTCATCTACTTTACGTGTCCAAAAATACCAACCATAGATACTCATGCTAAAATAATAGGCATTTATCATCATATCTCCCAACAGGCCGTAAACTAATAAAATGTAAACAAATATGGCGGTACTTATTATTCCGGTAGGATATACCAAAATGTTTTCCCGTTTGGAGTACCAAACACTCAAAAAGCCGAAAATCACTGCAATGATTTCAAATATCACAATATGTAACGGAACTCCATCGTACTGTGCAAAAAACCAATCAAAAAAGCTATTCATCAAAAAATAATGTTATTATCATAAAGTTGTTATTACTTTATCGCTACACAAAACTAATTATTATATTACTTTTTTTTATATATTTATTCTTACCAAACTTAAACCAAACCTTATGAAAAAGTATTATTTACTACTGCTATGTACATTTATTGCCTTAACAACCAATGCTCAGGATACTAACACCGCTGCTCATAGTGTTACTATTAACTTCTCTGAAATTGCCATTGTTGACCTCGAAAGTGGCGGAAGCACAGATATTACGCTAGATGCTACTGCAGGTGTATCCGAAGCAGGTAATCCTGCGAACTTTGGTACTGTCACAAACAATTCGCTCTGGCTGAATTATACCAGTATCCTTGGGAACGAAGCCGCCAGATCGATTACAGCTGCTATTACCAACGGAACTGTTCCTGCCGGTATTTCTCTTAATGTTACCGCGGCAGCAGATGCCGGTAATGGAGACGGAACCACGGGAACTTCTTCAGGATCAGTCGAACTTTCAGGCACCCCTCAGAATCTCATAACCGGAATAGGTAGTGCCTACACCGGGAATGGTATCAGCAACGGCCATAACCTTACCTATGTGTTGGGCATTGCTGATTTTAGTGCTTTGGACGCCGATAATTCAGGGGCTTTAATAGAGGTTACTTATACTATTACCGACACCCCTTAACCTTAGACCTATGAAATATTCAGGTCTTATAACCTTGTTCTTCATGGTTCAATTTAGCTATGCCAACATAGCTATTCTGAATGGTCTGAAGCATGAGCATTCAACATCATCAGGAGATTCAATAAGCGGAGAGATTGATGTGAAAAATATATCTGACGCCCGGCAAAAGATTATTTTATACCTTCAGGACATTTTAATTCCCTGCCATCAGGATGTAGTTTTTTCTGAACCCGGAAGTTCTGTGAATTCCTTAAATAATTGGATCTCCATAGAAAACAACGAGGTTGTACTTGAACCCGGGGAAGTTCGAAAGATCAGATATAAAATTGTTTTTCCAAAGAATATAACTCCTATGGGGTATTGGAGCATGATCATGGTCGAGGGGCAAACCCCTTTATCTGAACAAAAATTAAAAAGCATTGTAACGGTGAGCTCTAAAATACGCTACGGCGTTCAGGTTATTTGTAACCTGGCCAATGATTTTGACCAAGCGCTGCAAATTGAAGATGCGAAATACAACCCTGTTACCGGCACTGTAGAAGTTACATTATCCAACCCTTCTGATTATGTTGCCAAATCTTCGCTATCTATAGAAATATACAATAAAGAAAGTGAATTAATCTCCGACAAATCTTCTCAGAAGGAGAACATATATCCGGATTCTTGCAGGACGATCAAAATGCCATTGAATGAAACCCCCGACCCGGGTAAATACACCTGTATGATCATCATGGACCATTCGTCTGAACTTACAGGAACTTCTTTTGAATTTATCGTTGAGTAACAACTACGTCCCTGACGTAAAAAACAGT of the Zhouia spongiae genome contains:
- a CDS encoding AAA family ATPase; amino-acid sequence: MEEKLEQKSGNIIKIVLFGPESTGKTTLARQLAAYYKTALVPEYMREYLQDKWDKEKEVCQPEDLWPIAVGQMERENRLAKKAGKLLICDTNLLEIKVYSEAYYNEYCNKTIEKFALANTYDLYLLTNVDVPWEADDLRDKPLERTSMFIRFKNTLDKYKMPYKLIEGNQQERFNKAVQSIDNLLKKI
- the pnuC gene encoding nicotinamide riboside transporter PnuC is translated as MNSFFDWFFAQYDGVPLHIVIFEIIAVIFGFLSVWYSKRENILVYPTGIISTAIFVYILLVYGLLGDMMINAYYFSMSIYGWYFWTRKVDETHFVPITNINLREKNWSVLLFVATLLFVFLVYWYFEKWTSWTAYIDTVTTAIFFVGMWLMAKKKLENWIFWIIGDIISVPLYLYKGLIFTSFQYLLFTIIAIYGYKAWKKSLNKSPETLLK